Genomic window (Grus americana isolate bGruAme1 chromosome 10, bGruAme1.mat, whole genome shotgun sequence):
GAGAATGCCGTGGCCGTCAGGTGGGTGCGCGCGTTGCCCGCCGTCCCCGGGCACCCCGCCGTGCCGTCCCCAGACACCCATCCACAACCCGCTTGCTGTCCCGGTGACACCCCgctctcgggggggggggggtgggtgcgCACACTTGATACACGTGGAGCCACACGTGCCCGTCACCGCCCCACAAGCCTGCCCACGCCCCGGCATGGTGGGCACCGGGCAGGAGATCCGGCACGGTGCCAGCGTCACCCCGTCCCCCCCTCTGTGGCCCCGCGTGTCTTCACAGGGAGTACGGGACCATCGACGACGTGGACATCGACCTCCACGTGAACATCAGCTTCCTCGATGTGAGTCCCTGGGGTGCCCCCCACCGGCGCTGgcacggggaaggggggggacacgcaCCCGCGGGGGACCCCGAGTTTCCCCGCGGCCGTGCCGAATCGCGGCTCTCCCTCGGCAGGAGGAGGTGGCGACGGCGTGGAAGGTGCTGCGGACGGAGCCCATCGTCCTGCGCCTGCgcttctccctctcccagtACCTCGATGGCCCCGGTGagtggggacaggcaggacaCAGTGTCCCCGTGTGCCCTTGGGACCGGCACCGCGGTGGCACCGACAGCTTGTCCTCCTCTCTGTCCCCGCAGAACCGTCCATCGAGGTTTTCCAGCCGTCCAACAAGGAGGGCTTCGGGCTGGGTCTGCAGCTGAAGAAGTAAGAGCCGAAACACAACCGGCACCCAAGGGGGGCGGGGAGGGTGGATCCCAACGGTGTCATCATTTTGCCCCAAAACGGGCCATGTCCCCATGGCACCACCTTTTATCTGCCACACAGCCCCATGATGGGCTCAACGCCGGCTTTGGGTGGTGAAGAGGAGGAGCTGGGTGGCATGGACCACCCCATGGACAGGGCTCAGCAGGCACTgaagcacccatgggtgccagcACCCCGCTCAAGCACCCATAGATACACAGACTGGtcggggttggaagggacctctggagatcacctagtccaaccccctgctagagcaggatcacccaaaGCAGGTCacacaggatggtgtccaggtgggtttggaatctctccagagaaggagactccacaacctctctgggcagcctgtcccagggctcggtcacccccAAAGTGAAggagtttttcctcatgttgagatggaacttcctgtgttccagtttgtgcccattgccccttgtcctgtcactgggcaccactgagaagagtctggccccttcctctagacatccaccctttagatattgataagcattgatcagatcccctctcagtcttctccagattaaacagccccagctctctcagcctttcctcatttgagagatgctccagtcccctcatcagcctcgcagccctccgctggactctctccagtagttcccagtctgtcttgaactggggagcccagaactggacacagaactccagatgtggcctcaccagggcagagcagagggggaggagaacctccctcgacctgctggccatgctcttcttcatgcaccccaggacaccgttGGTGgtcttggccacgagggcacattgctggctcatagataacttgttgtccaccaggactcccaggtccttctccacagtgctgcttcccagcaggtcaaccccctgacctgtgctggtgcctggggttgttcttccctgggCGCAGGACCCTAcgcttgcccttgttgaacttcacgtgGTTCCTCCccgcccaactctccagcctgtccagatctcggctgaatggcagcgcagccttctggtgtgtcagccactcctcccagtttggtattgtcagcgaatttgctgagggtgcactctgtcccctgtccaggtcactgatgaatatgttgaacaagaccggaccaagcactgacccttggggcacaccactagctatgggcctccaactagactctgcgtGGCTgagcacaaccctctgagctctgctgttcagccagttctcaacccacctcactgtccactcatccaacccacaccTCCTAAGCTTGCTAACGAGGACATTATGAGAGACAGggtcaaaagccttgctgaagtcagggtagacaacatccactgctgtcccttcatccacccagccggtcatgccatcatagaaggctatcgcattggtcaggcatgatttccccttggggaatccatgttgaccactcccaatAACCTTCTCCTCCACGTGCTTATTGATAACCCCCAGCATGAGCTGTTCCaccacctttccagggatggaggtgaggctgactgcCCTGTAGTTTCCCGGGTCCTCCTTCCcgccctttttgaagaccagacattggctttcctcccatcctcaggcacctctcctgtcctccatgacctttcaaagatgacgGAGAGCGGCCtggcaataacatctgccagctccctgagcacttgtgggtgcatcctGTCATGacccatggatttgtggatgtcgagattgcctagatgttctctaacccgATCCTCCTCGACCgagggaaggtcttcctttcgcaagactttctctcctacctccagggtctgggtaCCCATGGCACCTCTCTTCCAGGATCCTGGGCATGTTCACATCGCAGCAATGGAAACATCTCAGCAACGATTTCCTGAAGACCCAGCAGGAGAAGCGGCACAGTTGGTTCAAGACGAGTGGCACCATCAAGAAGTTTCGTGCTGGCCTCAGCatcttctcccccatccccaagTAAGACCCTGACGGTGTCCCCAAGGGAACCAACCCTCTGTCCCCTCACCCTGGGTGGCTGGGGACCTGGCGCTGTGGCTCAGTTTCCCCACTCGCCCCTCCCTACCAGAGCCTCAAGAGATGGAGGTTTCTCCCAAAAACCAGCCGAAGGGTGAATTTGGTGCTGGGTGACGGAGGAGTAGGGGACGGTGACAAACCGGGGAGCTCAGCGGGATTCTGTGCCCGCAGGTCTCCCAGCTTCCCCGTCATCCAAGATTCGGTGCTGAAGGGCAAACTGGGCATCCCCGAGGCTCGCGTCAACCGCCTGATGAACCGCTCCGTCTCCTGCACGGTGAAGAACCCCAAGGTGGAGGTTTTTGGCTACCCCCCCGCCAGCACCCAGGCAGGTGTCGCCCCCTTCAACATCCTGGTGGGTGCCTCCCCGCCTCGGggtttgctttcctctcctttcccttcctggaTTCCCGGGAGCTGTCGCGGGGTCGGATGGCTTGTTGGGGAGTGGTGGGACCCCTTTGGGTAGAAGGGAGCCCCTGCGGGGTTTTATCCCCTGCGCCttgtccccagcacccatgggtgctggtgGGCAAGCTGGGACGCCGGCTGTGGGGTCCTATGGGGTTTTACCCCCCCGTCTTGGTGCCACGTCCCCGCTGTGGCTGCGTCCTCGGAAGGGGCGTTGGCATGTCGGGGGTCCCGCTGCGGCAGAGGGGGGTGTTCGGGGCTGCCGGTGCCGCGCGGAggggggggtgcgtgggggaAAGGGGATAAcgcagctggctctgctccgGCTCCGTCGCAGGTCGGCGGCCACTGCAAGAACGTCCCTACGCTGGAGTACGGCTTCCTCGTCCAGGTGAGCGTCCTGCATCCCGCTCAGCCCCGTCCCGCTGCCCGGAGCATCCTCCCGAGCGCCGTGGCCGCGGCGGGGAGGGTGGTGACTCCCACCGTCCTCTCCCTCAGATCATGAAGTACGCGGAGCAGCGGATCCCGACGCTCAATGAGTACTGCGTGGTGTGCGACGAGCAGCACGTCTTCCAGAACGGCTCCATGCTCAAGGTGCGGTGACGACGGGGATTGGGCGGGCACAGGCTGTCACCCCGTGTCATCGTCCCTGACGGTCCCCATGTCTCCTGTCCCCTCCGCAGCCGGCGGTGTGCACCCGGGAGCTCTGCGTCTTCTCCTTCTACACCCTGGGCGTCATGTCCGGCGCGGCGGAGGAGGTGGCCACGGGCGCCGAGGTAGGAGCGCACGCGGTGGGTGACCGTGCCGTCATCTCGGGGTGCCGTCCCTTCACCCCGCGCTCTGTCCCCAAGGTGGTGGACCTGCTGGTGGCCATGTGCCGCGCTGCCCTGGAGTCCCCTCGCAAGAGCATCATCTTCGAGCCTTATCCTTCCGTGGTGGACCCCAACGACCCCAAAACACTTGCCTTCAACCCCAAAGTAAGTGCCGAGGGGGCAACGCTCCCCCATGCCGGGGGtgatggggctggggagagtTCTGAGGACCCCTCTGAGgacctctctcctgccccacgcGCAGAAGAAGAACTACGAGCGGCTGCAGAAGGCCCTGGACAGTGTGATGTCCATCCGGGAGATGACCCAGGTACGCTGGCTTGGCCCCACCCCACCCTTGGCCCCATGTGAGACCCCCCCGGTGCGGGATCCTTCACCGGGGGGGGGCATTTCGGTGCCGATCTCCATCCACCCACGGCTGGGGGGGTGTCGGGGGACCCACCCGCACCCTCTCTCACCTCTGCCAGGGGTCCTACCTGGAGATCAAGAAGCAGATGGACAAGCTGGACCCCCTGGCCCATCCCCTCCTGCAGTGGTAAGGCTGAAGGTGCTGTGaccccgtcccgctgccccaCGTCCCCCGGGacaggggatggggtggggggcagctgggAATCGCCGGCACGAGCCCCTCGGCCTCTCGCGGTCCCTTTCTCCTGGGGGTTTGTGACCGTCCACCGGCCTCGGGGCGGGTTCTGGTGTGGCTCGGCCTCATTCCCAGGGGAGCGTGGGACCACCCTGTCtgaccttcctcctcctcttcctcttcccaagGATAATCTCCAGCAACCGATCCCACATCGTCAAACTGCCTCTCAGCAGGGTAAGGGGCCTGGCCGGGCTCCAGGTGGGGTGCGGGATGCGGGATGGAGGGTATGGAACGTGGGATGTGGGATACGGGGTGCAGGACATCGGGTTTGGGGTGCGGGCTGTGGGATGGGGGATGCGAGGACGCGGGGTGGGCGATACGAGGGTCTGGGGCGGCGGATGCAGCTGTTGGGACGGGGGCTGCAGCCGGGGAGACGCGGGAGGCAGCGGATGGGATGTAGGGCGGAGGATATTTGACGGACAAGAGACGGGGGATGCCACGGGCCCTCCTGGCAAGCTCGGGACGGCCAAagcagggctgggacaggcaCCGGGCCGGGCTGCCGCGCATgatctctgtctgtctgtcctctCTCCCTGCCGGCGCCGtctttgctcttccctttcccctggTAGCAGCTGAAGTTCATGCACACCTCCCACCAGTTCCTCCTGCTCAGCAGCCCCCCGGCCAAAGAAGCCCGGTTCCGCACGGCCAAGAAACTCTACGGCAGCACCTTTGCTTTCCAGTGAGTTGccagggggccgggggggggcggcgggagcccCCTGAGCGGGCGCCATGGGCCGAGGTACCGTGGGACAGGGTGCCGTGGAGCTGACGCGGGGCTGACGTTTTCCAGCGGCTCTCACATTGAGAACTGGCATTCCATCCTCCGCAACGGGCTGGTCAACGCTTCCTACACCAAACTGCAGGTAACGCTCCCCTGCGCctgacaccacccccccacctccgCCCCCAtcccggggcaggcaggcaggcaggcagggagggatgcaggcagctggAGATGCGCTGCCTGTGGAGGCCGGGCTGCCTCCGCCACCGTGCCCAAGCCGTCGGGGTGACCCCGCCATCGCTCACCCTGGTGTTTTCCTGCAAGCTGCATGGAGCAGCCTATGGCAAGGGCATCTATCTGAGCCCCATCTCCAGTATTTCCTTTGGATACTCAGGTAAgaggctgcctgtgctgcccagTCCTGCCTGCACTCCCATCCCCGCTCCCTGCATGGGCCCGGGGACGCTCGGCATCGTGCCGGCCGGAGGAGCCGCGTGGGAGCGGGCGGCATCCCGCGTCCTTCCCACCCGCACCAGCCTCATCCCAGCCAGGTCGGGGCTTTCCGATGCGCCAGGGAATTAAAACCCAACGTTTTCTAGGCTCCAAAAGCTGCTACGCCCACTTTTGGGGGGGTTCCCAGGGTTCGGTCGCAGGGCGGGAGCACCCAGAGTGGCCGTCCCCGTCTGTGGCATGTGTCCTCGCGTCACCCCGGGGGTGCTCCCTACCCGGGAGTGACGGCCACTGCCTGGCTTCTCCgcagggatggggaaagggCAGCACCGGATGCCTTCGAAGGATGAGCTGGTGCAGAGGTACAACCGGATGAACACCATCCCCCAGGTGACAGGGGACACCGCACCCACGGGTGCTGGGGGCCGGGGCGAGCCGAGCCCGGCCGGGGCGGTAACGCTGTTTGTTCTCCCTGTAGACCCGTTCCATCCAGTCCCGCTTCCTCCAGAGCCGCAACCTGAACTGCATCGCGCTGTGCGAAGGTGCGGGGACACGCGGGGCGGGATGGAGAGGGGCGGCCGGGCAGCACCTGGCTCACCCGGTGggcagagaaaggagggagggagggagggtgccCACCACGGGCTGCACCCGGCGGGGACCTGTCCCCCGTCCCCCATCCGACAGCCCCTTCCCCCGGCAGTCATCACCTCCAAGGACCTGCAGAAGCACGGCAACATCTGGGTCTGCCCCGTCTCGGACCACGTCTGCACCCGCTTCTTCTTTGTGTGAGTCCCGGGCTGCGCCCACCTCGCCGGCACCCACGGGACACCCTGGGGCACCCCTGGGACACCCCTttacccccccccctttccccttccagGTATGAAGACGGCCAAGTGGGAGATGCCAATATCAATACTCAGGACCCCAAAATCCAGAAGGAGATCATGCGTGTGATCGGGACTCAGGTGTACACAAActgagcggcggcggcggggacccccccgggatCCCCCCGGGCACCGAGCGAAGACCCCGGGCGAGGCCGGGGAAGGACGAGCGGGTTTTGAGCctcccaggcagggcagagacGGGGGCCGACGCTGGCGGCTCCACCCTGTACATAGGCGTCAAGTGAGCACCAGGCGGGTTTAGCGGTCCTttgtcccctccctgtcccgTGTCCCCGACCCCGTGGCAGCGCGGAGAAGGAGCTGTGGGGGCTGGCGTGGCCGTTGGCCGCCCCTCCTGGCGTTGGCAGCGACGGCGTTTTTATCGATGACGAGAAACCGAAGCAAAAAAAAccgaacaaaaaaaaaaaaccaacccaaaaatcacagggggaaaaaaaaaaaaaaagagaaaaggaatttgTGTCGGTTTGGTTAAAGGATTTAAACAGCctgggggtgtggggaagggatgggatCGAGGGGAAGGGATCGGAGCatggggaagggatgggatCGAGGGGAAGGGATCGGAGGATAGGGAAAGGATGGGATTGCGGGGAAGGGATGGGATCGCAGAGAAGGGATGGGAGCATGGGGAAAGGATGGGATTGAGGGGAAGGAACAGGATCACGGGGAAGGGATGGGATCGCAGAGAAGGGATGGGAGCATGGGGAAAGGATGGGATTGAGGGGAAGGAACAGGATCACGGGGAAGGAATCGGAACACGGGGAAAGGACGGGATCGCGGGGAAGGGACGGGATcacagggaaaggaggggaTCACAGGTAAGAGGTGGCAGGGAatggatggggctgtggggagggaatCACACCACCATCCCACCGTGGCAAAGGGATCACGCCACGGAGCGGGACCCGCACCCCAGAGAAGGGATTGTGCCTCAGGGACCGGTGCCGCGGCAGAGACTGCCGCGCGAAACGAGAAGGAAATCTCCGGGGGCCTGCGCTTTATTTCAGCCCGAGCCGATCCCAATAACCGCACGGATACAGAGCCGGCGCCAGCGCGGCTGTGTCCCGCTACGCCCAAACCCCAACCCATGGGAGAAGCCACGGAGGCTGCCGGGGCTCAGAGCGGGGACCCCCGGGAGGTGACGAACCCCCTCCACGGTCCTCGGGGCTCCGCGGGTCGGTCACAGCAGCGCGAGGCCGTGGCGGTAAAACATCAGCCCTTGAGAGACGGCAGCTCCTGCGGCATCAGCCCGAAGCCGCCCGGAGACACCGGCCAGTCCCCCGGGGACACGGGGGTCCCTCGCCGCGGGTTCAAGGGTCCAAgggatttaaaataataaaaataaataccccGAACCAGCCCTTCGCCACCGCGCCGGAGACGTGGAGGGGTGTTTTCAACCAGGATTTATAAAGAAAGTTAAGAATcgatttaaaaaataaaataccctgGTTGAGGTTACAGTCACCGGCTGAGACCCGACAGGCTCGTCACGCCGGTGGGTGCGCTCTCGGTGTCAGGTCCCCTGCCCTTGCAGGGTGACGGAGGGACCCCGACATCATCTGTCCGCCGCCGCTCGTCCCGCACCGGCTGCTCGATGTCCCCAAAGGCCACCCCGAGGCAGGGGGGACGCACATCGGGCAGGCGGCCGTCCCCTCGccatcccccttttttttttttttttgcttaaatttgtggggtttggggtgggtttttttttttcctccctttaaataaaaaataaatcaagccaCTTTCGCACAATCACCGCAGTCGCTCATCTCTGGCTCCGGCCGCGAAGGGACATCCCCCGGGACACACCAACGTCCTCCAGAAGCTCCACCATCACTCGGAAAGAACGGTGAAACCACAGGGTCCCCTCCGGAAAATGGTAATTcctgggaaaaaagtaaataaaaagagGCCCACGCTCCTCTCCCGGCTTCACCAAATTTCCCGGGGGATGCTTCAGCCCGGCCGGAGTCGAGCTGGTCAAAAAGGGGTCCCCGGCGTTGTCTTCTCGGGGGGAATTTGGGTGGTGGGAGGCGGCAGCGATTGctccaaaaaaccaaccaaggTGACGATTTTGACAAAATAAGTTTATTTCGCTTCGCTTCGTTTCTGCCGAAacctcacatttttctttttttttttctttttgtttttttttttttggctgaaaaaaaaaaaaaaccaaaacccaaaaaaccccccaaaaccaaccgAAAACGCAAAGAACCGCATCGTTTCGCCCTCTCCCGGGGGCGACCGAGGGGCCCTTTCGACCAGCTTGACTCCCCCACctgggctgcggggctgggggagccactgcagcccccccccccccaaaatatccCCCCCCACTTCCgcatcccccccatccccagccacGAATCGGCCCCCCTGAAACCGAGCCCTTAAGCCCCGCGAATCGGCCCCCCAAAACCGAGCCCTCTAGTTAACGCTCGCAGCTCTGAACGCCcgaggtttgtttttttttttctcaacctttttcaatttctgtttgctcttttttttttttttccttcttcttcttcttctttcccggtttgttttgttgtttttttttttctgtgtgtgtgttttgttgtgttggttttttttttttttttaaattaatttatttatagatatatttaaaaaaagcaatagtCCTTTGGTCCCTAAACTCTAAGGAATGATATGACTCTGAAACAAGTAATCCTATGTCCCTGTGCCAGTGACGAGCAGGGGGAAGCGCGtgtcccgccgccccgctccatgggatatatatatatatatacttattTATATATATCTTCTATAAGTCCAACATCCTTTgatccattcttttttttttccctttcccaacatggggaaaaagaaaatcttgccgtttttcttttttttttttttttttc
Coding sequences:
- the PARP6 gene encoding protein mono-ADP-ribosyltransferase PARP6 isoform X4, which encodes MDLKGQYWTDDDSDGDNESEEFLYGVQGTCAADLYRHPQLDADIEAVKEIYSENAVAVREYGTIDDVDIDLHVNISFLDEEVATAWKVLRTEPIVLRLRFSLSQYLDGPEPSIEVFQPSNKEGFGLGLQLKKILGMFTSQQWKHLSNDFLKTQQEKRHSWFKTSGTIKKFRAGLSIFSPIPKSPSFPVIQDSVLKGKLGIPEARVNRLMNRSVSCTVKNPKVEVFGYPPASTQVGGHCKNVPTLEYGFLVQIMKYAEQRIPTLNEYCVVCDEQHVFQNGSMLKPAVCTRELCVFSFYTLGVMSGAAEEVATGAEVVDLLVAMCRAALESPRKSIIFEPYPSVVDPNDPKTLAFNPKKKNYERLQKALDSVMSIREMTQGSYLEIKKQMDKLDPLAHPLLQWIISSNRSHIVKLPLSRLKFMHTSHQFLLLSSPPAKEARFRTAKKLYGSTFAFHGSHIENWHSILRNGLVNASYTKLQLHGAAYGKGIYLSPISSISFGYSGMGKGQHRMPSKDELVQRYNRMNTIPQTRSIQSRFLQSRNLNCIALCEVITSKDLQKHGNIWVCPVSDHVCTRFFFVYEDGQVGDANINTQDPKIQKEIMRVIGTQVYTN
- the PARP6 gene encoding protein mono-ADP-ribosyltransferase PARP6 isoform X1, translating into MDLKGQYWTDDDSDGDNESEEFLYGVQGTCAADLYRHPQLDADIEAVKEIYSENAVAVREYGTIDDVDIDLHVNISFLDEEVATAWKVLRTEPIVLRLRFSLSQYLDGPEPSIEVFQPSNKEGFGLGLQLKKILGMFTSQQWKHLSNDFLKTQQEKRHSWFKTSGTIKKFRAGLSIFSPIPKSPSFPVIQDSVLKGKLGIPEARVNRLMNRSVSCTVKNPKVEVFGYPPASTQAGVAPFNILVGGHCKNVPTLEYGFLVQIMKYAEQRIPTLNEYCVVCDEQHVFQNGSMLKPAVCTRELCVFSFYTLGVMSGAAEEVATGAEVVDLLVAMCRAALESPRKSIIFEPYPSVVDPNDPKTLAFNPKKKNYERLQKALDSVMSIREMTQGSYLEIKKQMDKLDPLAHPLLQWIISSNRSHIVKLPLSRQLKFMHTSHQFLLLSSPPAKEARFRTAKKLYGSTFAFHGSHIENWHSILRNGLVNASYTKLQLHGAAYGKGIYLSPISSISFGYSGMGKGQHRMPSKDELVQRYNRMNTIPQTRSIQSRFLQSRNLNCIALCEVITSKDLQKHGNIWVCPVSDHVCTRFFFVYEDGQVGDANINTQDPKIQKEIMRVIGTQVYTN
- the PARP6 gene encoding protein mono-ADP-ribosyltransferase PARP6 isoform X2 translates to MDLKGQYWTDDDSDGDNESEEFLYGVQGTCAADLYRHPQLDADIEAVKEIYSENAVAVREYGTIDDVDIDLHVNISFLDEEVATAWKVLRTEPIVLRLRFSLSQYLDGPEPSIEVFQPSNKEGFGLGLQLKKILGMFTSQQWKHLSNDFLKTQQEKRHSWFKTSGTIKKFRAGLSIFSPIPKSPSFPVIQDSVLKGKLGIPEARVNRLMNRSVSCTVKNPKVEVFGYPPASTQAGVAPFNILVGGHCKNVPTLEYGFLVQIMKYAEQRIPTLNEYCVVCDEQHVFQNGSMLKPAVCTRELCVFSFYTLGVMSGAAEEVATGAEVVDLLVAMCRAALESPRKSIIFEPYPSVVDPNDPKTLAFNPKKKNYERLQKALDSVMSIREMTQGSYLEIKKQMDKLDPLAHPLLQWIISSNRSHIVKLPLSRLKFMHTSHQFLLLSSPPAKEARFRTAKKLYGSTFAFHGSHIENWHSILRNGLVNASYTKLQLHGAAYGKGIYLSPISSISFGYSGMGKGQHRMPSKDELVQRYNRMNTIPQTRSIQSRFLQSRNLNCIALCEVITSKDLQKHGNIWVCPVSDHVCTRFFFVYEDGQVGDANINTQDPKIQKEIMRVIGTQVYTN
- the PARP6 gene encoding protein mono-ADP-ribosyltransferase PARP6 isoform X3, producing MDLKGQYWTDDDSDGDNESEEFLYGVQGTCAADLYRHPQLDADIEAVKEIYSENAVAVREYGTIDDVDIDLHVNISFLDEEVATAWKVLRTEPIVLRLRFSLSQYLDGPEPSIEVFQPSNKEGFGLGLQLKKILGMFTSQQWKHLSNDFLKTQQEKRHSWFKTSGTIKKFRAGLSIFSPIPKSPSFPVIQDSVLKGKLGIPEARVNRLMNRSVSCTVKNPKVEVFGYPPASTQVGGHCKNVPTLEYGFLVQIMKYAEQRIPTLNEYCVVCDEQHVFQNGSMLKPAVCTRELCVFSFYTLGVMSGAAEEVATGAEVVDLLVAMCRAALESPRKSIIFEPYPSVVDPNDPKTLAFNPKKKNYERLQKALDSVMSIREMTQGSYLEIKKQMDKLDPLAHPLLQWIISSNRSHIVKLPLSRQLKFMHTSHQFLLLSSPPAKEARFRTAKKLYGSTFAFHGSHIENWHSILRNGLVNASYTKLQLHGAAYGKGIYLSPISSISFGYSGMGKGQHRMPSKDELVQRYNRMNTIPQTRSIQSRFLQSRNLNCIALCEVITSKDLQKHGNIWVCPVSDHVCTRFFFVYEDGQVGDANINTQDPKIQKEIMRVIGTQVYTN